The Aggregatilinea lenta genome includes a region encoding these proteins:
- a CDS encoding GntR family transcriptional regulator, which yields MSKADNTLMPAALALDRDSSKPLYLQIYEELCDFLSNSDLKPGDRFPAELELVDKYDVARITVRRAIAEMVQEGRLVRKAGKGTFVAAPKIERQLVNVSSFSKRMEALGLQASSQVLVTKVVVATPRLSRELGVEQDSAVLALVRLRFSNQTPVAIENSYVSLLTCPDLDQVDFNTSSLYQVLDERYGLYPVKSEKTLELTTANAWEAKYLNVPQGSPLFLVRAQVHGEEKPIEYVKILLRGDRFRFRI from the coding sequence GTGTCCAAAGCTGACAACACCCTGATGCCTGCAGCCTTAGCATTGGATCGCGACAGCTCGAAGCCGCTCTATCTTCAGATCTATGAGGAGTTGTGCGACTTTTTGTCCAACAGCGATCTCAAGCCCGGAGATCGCTTTCCAGCCGAACTCGAACTCGTCGATAAGTACGACGTGGCGCGTATCACGGTGCGGCGTGCGATTGCGGAGATGGTGCAGGAAGGGCGACTGGTACGCAAGGCAGGCAAAGGGACGTTTGTGGCCGCGCCCAAGATCGAGCGGCAGTTGGTCAATGTCTCCAGCTTCAGCAAGCGCATGGAGGCCCTGGGTCTTCAGGCTAGCTCCCAGGTTTTGGTTACCAAAGTCGTCGTTGCGACGCCTCGCCTGTCACGCGAGCTGGGCGTCGAGCAGGACAGCGCTGTGCTTGCGCTGGTACGCCTCCGGTTCTCGAACCAAACGCCGGTCGCGATTGAGAATTCCTACGTCAGCCTCTTGACATGCCCCGACCTGGATCAGGTCGATTTCAACACCTCGTCGCTTTATCAGGTGCTGGACGAACGCTATGGCCTGTATCCGGTCAAGTCCGAGAAAACCCTGGAACTGACCACGGCCAATGCCTGGGAAGCCAAATACCTGAATGTACCCCAGGGTTCGCCGCTGTTTCTCGTGCGCGCGCAAGTGCATGGCGAAGAAAAACCGATCGAGTATGTCAAAATCCTCCTGCGAGGCGACCGGTTCCGGTTCCGAATCTAG